In one Leishmania infantum JPCM5 genome chromosome 7 genomic region, the following are encoded:
- a CDS encoding alpha-adaptin-like protein has translation MDMRGLAHFIRDIRRATGNKKEEESRVDEELAKIRAKFIETSTMTTYDRKKYVCKLMFISMLGYPITFGHIEGLKLMSQESPSAKLIGYLSTSVLLNENSDLLTLTTHTVYRDLLSASDLSRSLALTAVANTGSRDFVEVMHEGVFSIIMDDSVNQHVHKKALLTLLHIYRKYPEIVDLNTVIPKAAELLLSKQDGVSMCAVTFLNGCISKESRHLYRGIPDKLIQVLARIILEKQTEPGYVYYGVPAPWLQAKLLRLLQYFPLPSEADQRHRIILVLRKVVKATEKVLKDAQAQQKQRGTQSRVSAMNAVLFEVVSLCIQWDVGSKLILECVALISSFLSDKRESNLRYIGLSLLARLSFVDVPGFDFHMHCRQHQQQIIVGLHDSDASIRKKALDVLVAMCNRSTADDIIKELISYLPIAADPNFKTSLVLSIALLSEKYCKDYNVYVDIMLTVVSEAGDLCPPDIVHRVVQVVVNDPSVQKRAANIVFQELRKKTNVPEVMLRVAAFVLGEFGYQIALNAESTPMVQLNLLTQKLSFTSVVTQSIIISTFFKFYTLYDDVAVRERIVKTLQAYTNSPHPELQQRATEFIALVEFARSELLEKVFEPMPPFRDDVNTVMDQVKRLQSSVQDIWALKILERGVEDVNHTGKRKSKSESAEKQKVQAKQGITLHDLSTVSTAAPVQGDSTDQAYAELDALLDVSLSSQDVDRVRSVYEEHRRRLFELSRAEKGVLFSNESIELQCTKSTYGADTRMTVVVRDKTGKGLVQVAVEVIRAEAGLILQSRTKDGTTVAAWGTIAIEFAARSCFAFRSPPSVRVQYAPASGSARVCTDVLSLPILPMTFFTPYQVDSDANFSRLYETTRRASTFAGWRKEASPSARVDANALMQLLELQGYRTKVTGLGAIVGAAAFAVQPKERVEYVPVVCEIQTSASEMQVFVYTESSVLQHGALDTIKFALQ, from the coding sequence ACTGGCCAAGATACGCGCCAAGTTCATTGAAACTAGTACGATGACGACGTACGATCGAAAGAAGTACGTGTGCAAGTTGATGTTCATCTCGATGCTCGGTTACCCCATTACCTTTGGCCATATCGAAGGCCTGAAACTCATGTCACAGGAGAGCCCGTCCGCCAAGCTCATCGGGTACCTCTCCACTTCCGTGTTGCTGAACGAAAACAGTGATCTTCTGACGCTCACCACGCACACTGTATATCGAGACCTTCTCTCGGCATCTGACTTGAGTCGCAGTCTCGCCCTCACAGCCGTCGCGAACACGGGAAGCCGCGATTTTGTAGAGGTGATGCACGAAGGCGTCTTTTCCATCATCATGGATGACAGCGTCAATCAGCACGTCCACAAGAAGGCGCTtctgacgctgctgcacattTATCGCAAGTACCCCGAGATTGTCGATCTGAATACCGTGATTCCTaaggcggcagagctgcttcTATCGAAACAGGACGGTGTCAGCATGTGCGCCGTGACATTTCTTAACGGCTGCATCAGCAAGGAATCGAGGCATCTTTACAGAGGCATCCCCGACAAGCTGATCCAGGTTCTGGCACGCATCATTCTGGAAAAGCAGACGGAGCCAGGCTACGTGTACTACGGTGTCCCAGCGCCATGGCTTCAGGCGAAGCtcctgcggctgctgcagtaTTTCCCGCTTCCGTCAGAGGCTGACCAGCGCCATCGCATCATCCTCGTTCTCCGCAAGGTTGTCAAGGCGACGGAAAAGGTGCTGAAGgatgcgcaggcgcagcagaagcagcgtgGCACGCAGAGCCGCGTCAGCGCAATGAACGCGGTGCTGTTCGAGGTGGTGTCACTGTGTATCCAGTGGGATGTCGGCTCCAAGCTGATTTTGGAGTGCGTGGCCCTCATCAGCTCCTTTCTTTCCGACAAGCGGGAGTCAAATCTGCGCTACATCGGCCTTAGCTTGCTGGCCCGGCTCAGCTTTGTGGACGTCCCCGGCTTCGACTTTCATATGCACTGCCgtcagcaccagcagcagatCATTGTTGGGCTGCACGACTCAGACGCCTCGATTCGGAAAAAAGCGCTCGATGTTCTCGTGGCTATGTGCAACCGGAGCACCGCTGACGACATCATCAAGGAGCTCATCTCGTACCTCCCCATTGCCGCGGACCCCAACTTCAAGACGAGCCTCGTTCTCTCGATCGCGCTTCTGTCAGAGAAGTACTGCAAGGACTACAACGTGTATGTGGATATCATGCTCACAGTTGTGTCGGAGGCGGGTGACCTGTGCCCGCCAGATATCGTGCACCGCGTCGTTCAGGTTGTCGTCAACGATCCGTCCGTGCAGAAGCGTGCGGCGAACATCGTCTTCCAGGAGCTTCGGAAAAAGACAAATGTGCCAGAGGTGATGCTTCGTGTTGCTGCGTTCGTGCTCGGCGAGTTCGGCTACCAGATCGCGCTGAATGCCGAGAGCACGCCGATGGTGCAGCTCAACCTGCTGACACAGAAGCTGAGCTTCACCTCGGTGGTGACGCAGAGCATCATCATTAGCACATTTTTCAAGTTCTACACGCTCTACGACGATGTTGCGGTGCGCGAACGCATTGTGaagacgctgcaggcgtACACCAACAGCCCGCACCCGGAgttgcagcagcgtgcaACGGAATTCATTGCACTGGTGGAGTTTGCGCGGAGTGAGCTGCTAGAAAAGGTCTTCGAGCCCATGCCACCTTTCCGAGACGATGTGAACACTGTCATGGATCAGGTGAAGAGGCTGCAAAGCAGTGTGCAGGACATTTGGGCCCTGAAGATTCTTGAACGCGGCGTGGAGGATGTGAACCACACCGGCAAGCGCAAGTCGAAGTCGGAGTCCGCCGAGAAACAGAAGGTGCAGGCAAAGCAAGGAATAACACTGCACGATCTCTCGACTGTGTCGACAGCAGCCCCTGTGCAAGGTGACAGCACCGACCAGGCCTACGCAGAGCTTGACGCCTTGCTCGACGTGTCCCTCTCTTCCCAGGATGTGGATCGTGTTCGCAGCGTCTACgaagagcaccgccgccgcctcttcgagCTTTCGCGCGCTGAAAAAGGCGTGCTCTTCTCGAACGAGTCGATCGAGCTCCAGTGTACCAAGTCAACGTACGGGGCGGACACTCGCatgacggtggtggtgcgtgACAAGACAGGCAAGGGTCTCGTTCAGGTGGCAGTGGAGGTCATCCGTGCCGAGGCGGGGCTCATACTGCAGTCGCGCACAAAAGACGGAACCACTGTGGCGGCTTGGGGCACAATCGCAATCGAGTTTGCCGCCCGCTCATGCTTTGCTTTTAGAAGCCCGCCGAGTGTGCGAGTGCAGTACGCGCCGGCGtccggcagcgcgcgcgtgtgcaccgaCGTTCTGTCACTGCCGATCCTTCCCATGACTTTCTTCACCCCATACCAGGTAGACTCGGACGCCAACTTTAGTCGGCTGTATGAGACAACGAGGCGGGCATCGACCTTCGCCGGCTGGCGCAAGgaggcgtcgccgtcggcgaggGTAGATGCCAACGCTCTGATGCAGTTGCTCGAGCTACAAGGGTACCGGACGAAAGTGACTGGATTGGGAGCAATcgttggcgccgccgcgttcgcGGTGCAGCCGAAGGAGCGCGTTGAGTACGTACCTGTGGTGTGCGAGATACAGACATCCGCAAGTGAAATGCAGGTGTTCGTGTACACCGAGTCCTCGGTGCTTCAGCATGGTGCCCTCGACACAATCAAGTTCGCCCTACAATAG